One stretch of Anaerolineales bacterium DNA includes these proteins:
- a CDS encoding Asp-tRNA(Asn)/Glu-tRNA(Gln) amidotransferase subunit GatA → MELTSLTLNQAAALLEHKEISPVELTKAHIERIELFNDKVNAFITVTPELALQQARLAEQEIINGIYKGPLHGIPLGLKDLFETEGIRTTAGSTFFSEYFPKADAAVVQKLKGAGCVLVGKLNMHEIALGVTNENPHYGDCCNPWDLKCISGGSSGGNAAALAAGLCMGAVGSDTGGSIRIPSACCGVVGLKPTYGRVSLRGVIPLSWNLDHAGPMARCVRDVAILLNAIAGYDPQDAWSVDQPVVDYLSIPDNGIQGWRIALANNDYFTDPEIIDPEVHEAIQQSVTIFENLGARVDEVALSEAREAAIANGLMTPADAAAFHYQRLVEQPQGFGSDVLKRLQTGASFRAIEYAEARRLQTVLRHQFDQFFNEFDLLLTPTVPITAPRRGSADALERARLLTRFTAPFNLTGLPALSLLCGWSKSGLPIGLQIVGKAWTEDKVILAGELFERCRDLPKQTSSLV, encoded by the coding sequence ATGGAGTTAACATCGTTGACGTTAAATCAAGCCGCAGCGTTGCTTGAGCATAAAGAAATATCACCAGTCGAGCTGACGAAAGCCCATATCGAGCGCATCGAATTATTCAATGATAAGGTGAATGCATTCATCACCGTCACTCCAGAGCTAGCCTTACAGCAAGCGCGCCTGGCGGAGCAGGAAATTATCAATGGAATATATAAGGGACCTCTGCATGGCATTCCGCTGGGGTTGAAAGATCTCTTTGAAACCGAGGGCATCCGCACAACCGCAGGATCGACTTTTTTTTCGGAATACTTCCCTAAAGCTGATGCTGCCGTGGTGCAGAAGCTTAAAGGGGCCGGTTGTGTGTTAGTGGGGAAGCTCAATATGCACGAAATTGCCCTGGGTGTGACGAACGAAAACCCTCATTATGGTGATTGCTGTAATCCCTGGGACCTGAAGTGCATCTCGGGGGGCTCATCGGGTGGGAACGCTGCTGCCCTGGCTGCTGGACTATGCATGGGTGCGGTGGGCAGTGACACTGGTGGGTCCATCCGCATCCCTTCGGCATGTTGTGGGGTGGTTGGCCTTAAGCCGACGTATGGCAGGGTGAGCCTGCGCGGCGTTATTCCATTAAGTTGGAACCTGGACCACGCCGGACCTATGGCGCGCTGCGTGCGTGATGTCGCCATCTTACTAAATGCCATCGCAGGCTATGACCCGCAGGATGCCTGGTCAGTCGACCAACCGGTGGTGGATTATCTGAGCATACCGGATAACGGCATTCAAGGCTGGCGGATTGCCCTGGCAAACAACGATTATTTCACCGATCCTGAAATTATTGACCCAGAGGTGCACGAAGCCATCCAACAATCAGTGACAATATTTGAAAATCTTGGAGCTCGCGTTGATGAAGTGGCATTATCAGAGGCACGCGAGGCAGCCATAGCCAATGGTCTGATGACTCCTGCTGATGCTGCTGCTTTTCATTACCAGCGCCTGGTTGAGCAGCCTCAAGGATTTGGTAGCGATGTACTCAAGCGCCTCCAAACCGGGGCATCTTTCAGAGCCATTGAATATGCAGAAGCCCGCCGCCTGCAGACCGTCCTGCGACACCAGTTCGACCAATTCTTTAACGAGTTTGACCTGCTGCTCACACCAACCGTGCCGATCACCGCACCCAGGCGCGGTTCAGCGGATGCGCTGGAACGTGCCCGCTTGCTGACGCGCTTTACCGCTCCATTCAACCTGACTGGCTTGCCTGCCCTCTCACTGCTTTGCGGTTGGTCGAAAAGTGGGCTGCCTATCGGGTTGCAGATCGTAGGCAAGGCATGGACAGAAGATAAAGTAATCCTTGCTGGAGAGTTGTTTGAACGCTGCAGGGATCTGCCGAAGCAGACATCTTCACTCGTGTAA
- a CDS encoding N-acetyltransferase, translating into MNTNTAFIESYVDPRISDIAGLSLRGFSGEGEYPNILKVIHGCGEADGLERSEKLEDVINTYTHLHNCDPYQDALFVEVNGMVIAYSRVWWEVDGSRTWVGFHFGNVIPKWRRKGIGSTLLRFNEERLGQIACQLKDSGSLPSDAPCILENFVSCTEVDRINLLKRRGYKPARYTFEMVRPNLENIPDLPLPVGMEVRLATPDHMRLIWEASNEAFQDHWGYIPDPWEEYEQMMSDPDFDPSLWRVAWQGDQIAGMVLSFINKDENEMYGRLRGYTENICVRRPWRKQGLAKALIALSLKALKERGMLEAALGVDTQNTSGALNLYKFMGYQVVKNGTIYRKPLNV; encoded by the coding sequence ATGAATACCAATACAGCATTTATTGAATCATATGTTGACCCACGAATCTCAGATATCGCAGGGTTATCCCTGCGAGGATTTAGTGGCGAAGGGGAATACCCAAATATCCTGAAGGTCATCCACGGCTGTGGTGAAGCCGATGGGCTGGAGCGTTCAGAAAAGCTGGAGGATGTGATCAATACCTATACTCACTTGCACAATTGCGATCCATACCAAGACGCGCTTTTTGTTGAAGTAAACGGGATGGTGATTGCGTATAGCCGTGTATGGTGGGAAGTCGATGGCAGCAGAACCTGGGTGGGTTTTCACTTTGGCAATGTCATCCCCAAGTGGCGTAGGAAGGGTATCGGAAGCACCTTGCTCCGTTTTAATGAGGAACGTTTGGGCCAGATCGCGTGCCAGCTTAAAGACTCGGGCAGCCTACCCAGTGATGCTCCATGCATCCTGGAAAACTTTGTCAGCTGCACTGAAGTTGACCGTATCAACCTGCTCAAAAGGCGGGGTTATAAGCCGGCACGCTACACCTTTGAGATGGTACGTCCTAACCTGGAGAATATCCCTGATCTGCCCCTACCGGTGGGTATGGAGGTTCGACTTGCCACACCTGACCATATGCGCTTGATCTGGGAGGCTTCCAACGAGGCCTTCCAAGACCACTGGGGCTACATCCCCGACCCGTGGGAGGAATACGAGCAGATGATGAGTGACCCAGATTTCGACCCAAGCTTGTGGAGGGTGGCCTGGCAGGGAGACCAGATTGCCGGGATGGTGCTGAGCTTTATCAATAAAGATGAAAACGAGATGTATGGTCGGCTGCGAGGCTATACTGAAAATATATGCGTGCGCCGGCCATGGCGCAAGCAAGGTTTGGCAAAAGCCTTGATTGCACTTAGCTTAAAGGCTCTAAAGGAACGCGGCATGCTAGAAGCTGCTTTAGGCGTGGATACACAGAACACCTCTGGAGCATTAAATCTTTATAAATTTATGGGCTACCAGGTAGTCAAAAACGGGACGATCTACCGAAAACCATTAAATGTTTGA
- a CDS encoding CDP-alcohol phosphatidyltransferase — protein MSEIKDHKRVNDILLGPLERPALQWLAAHLPAWATPDLMTVIGIIGALIITLGYGLSRYNPAFLWLATFGFIVNWFGDSLDGTLARYRHIERPKYGFFIDHVTDCLTEIIIILGLGLTFYISFSVAAMCCIAYISMSVLVYVRMNVMGEFKISYGKLGPTEVRVLAILLNTAMFIFGVYKINFSLGGVTAAISPYDLVVAIIALLLIYFFGETSFKQAVALRNLHE, from the coding sequence ATGAGTGAAATCAAGGATCATAAGCGGGTAAATGACATCCTTTTAGGACCGCTTGAACGCCCTGCCCTTCAGTGGCTGGCAGCCCATTTGCCCGCCTGGGCAACACCCGACCTGATGACTGTGATTGGCATCATTGGAGCGTTGATCATCACCCTGGGGTATGGATTAAGCCGCTATAATCCTGCATTTTTATGGCTGGCCACGTTTGGTTTTATCGTCAACTGGTTTGGAGACAGCCTGGATGGTACCCTGGCACGCTACCGCCATATTGAGCGTCCAAAATATGGCTTCTTTATCGACCATGTCACCGACTGCCTTACCGAGATCATCATCATCCTGGGTCTGGGTTTGACTTTCTACATCAGCTTTTCGGTGGCGGCCATGTGCTGCATCGCTTATATTTCAATGTCGGTGCTGGTCTACGTCCGCATGAATGTGATGGGTGAATTCAAGATCTCATACGGCAAGCTGGGGCCCACCGAAGTAAGGGTGCTGGCTATCCTGCTCAATACAGCCATGTTCATCTTCGGTGTGTATAAAATCAACTTCTCGTTGGGCGGTGTTACAGCTGCCATCAGCCCGTATGACCTGGTTGTGGCAATTATCGCTCTGCTATTGATCTACTTCTTCGGTGAAACGAGCTTTAAACAGGCTGTAGCCTTGCGAAATTTACACGAGTGA
- a CDS encoding spermine synthase, translating into MMVVLSFYQAKMALDAKAEGATHVNVSLDLGISTIELPINEKGLQLPQDDILSWDQLNIIAGSESSCFFIEDSHAQPIQFYSEETERVYSLYPTSGAPTMLVSGIPMHRIKGTDPHRDTLEKIRAIKPLVGQVLDTATGLGYTAIEAARTAEHVTTIELDPAALEVCLRNPWSQILFNNPKITQLMGDSFDVVSTFPDASFTRVIHDPPVFSLAGDLYSGEFYHELYRVMRNRSQLFHYVGDPESKSGRNITAGVMRRLEQVGFRQVRRAPRAFGVVAVK; encoded by the coding sequence ATGATGGTAGTCCTGTCTTTCTACCAGGCAAAGATGGCACTCGATGCAAAGGCTGAAGGGGCTACCCATGTAAATGTGTCCCTGGATTTGGGGATCAGCACCATTGAATTACCCATTAATGAGAAAGGTCTCCAACTGCCACAGGACGATATCCTGTCGTGGGACCAGTTAAATATTATCGCCGGATCGGAATCCAGCTGTTTTTTTATCGAAGATAGCCATGCCCAACCGATCCAATTCTATTCCGAGGAGACCGAGCGGGTGTACAGCCTGTACCCCACTTCCGGAGCGCCCACCATGTTGGTCTCGGGCATCCCCATGCATCGCATCAAGGGCACCGATCCACACCGGGATACACTGGAGAAAATTCGAGCGATCAAGCCCCTGGTCGGGCAGGTTCTGGATACAGCCACCGGTCTGGGATACACCGCCATTGAAGCTGCCAGGACTGCAGAACACGTCACAACAATCGAGCTGGACCCCGCGGCTTTAGAGGTTTGCCTCCGAAACCCCTGGTCTCAGATTTTGTTCAATAACCCAAAAATTACCCAGCTCATGGGTGACAGCTTTGATGTGGTGAGCACCTTCCCGGATGCGAGCTTCACCCGTGTGATTCATGATCCGCCAGTCTTCAGCCTGGCAGGGGACCTGTATTCAGGCGAGTTTTACCATGAGCTGTATCGGGTGATGCGTAACCGCAGCCAGTTATTTCATTATGTTGGTGATCCTGAAAGTAAATCGGGGAGGAACATCACCGCAGGCGTGATGCGCAGGCTGGAACAAGTGGGCTTCAGACAGGTGCGGCGCGCCCCGCGAGCTTTCGGGGTGGTGGCAGTTAAGTAG
- a CDS encoding glycoside hydrolase family 15, with protein sequence MPRDLPLGNGSLLVAFDQTYQIRDLYWPHVGQENHALGHPFRTGVWVDGQFCWFDDARWQRSIKYQPETLVSAVVMEHPNLRVRLECADMVDFHEDLLIRRMEIENLQPEEREIRVFFHHDFHIAGNDIGDTAYYEPERRAIFHYKDKYWFMMNGAVLTGEGQPRPGWEPSLETFPGILVGVHQWACGLKEIRNLQGTWKDAEDGELACGVVAHGSVDSTVGFNLQVKGGQKKMLYYWMAVGKNFEAVTILNRMVRQRGPQFFIDRTVAFWRLWLQVHLPELSGLPEKVKDQYERSLLTIRTQVDEGGAIIAANDSDISSDVRDTYSYMWSRDGALVAHALNKAGYLDLPRAFFQFCDQVHSREGYMLHKYNPDGSLASSWLPWAVDGAKNLPIQEDETALVLWALWEHFSRYGDVAFIKPLYRTLICPLADFMASFRDPHAGLPLASYDLWEERLGILSWTVAATWGGLTAAARFAEAFGEIERANHYHQAAREIKAGTEAHLWQPALKRFVRMVNVNEKGEWQIDETLDASLVGLWQFGMYKADDPKILPTMQAIRDQLWVKTSVGGVARYTNDHYHQVSQDIGNVPGNPWFICTLWLAEWLSLVATKPDELQPALELLEWVAGHALPSGILAEQVDPYTDQPVSVSPLTWSHAAYVSTVLTYLQRKRHLKAG encoded by the coding sequence ATGCCCAGAGATTTACCGCTCGGAAATGGCTCATTGCTGGTAGCTTTTGACCAAACTTATCAAATACGTGATCTCTACTGGCCGCATGTTGGGCAGGAAAACCATGCTTTGGGGCATCCCTTCCGGACCGGTGTGTGGGTGGATGGCCAGTTCTGCTGGTTTGACGATGCACGCTGGCAGCGGAGCATTAAATATCAACCAGAAACCCTGGTGAGCGCAGTGGTGATGGAACACCCAAACCTGCGGGTGAGGCTCGAATGTGCCGATATGGTGGATTTTCACGAAGACCTTTTAATCAGGCGTATGGAAATCGAAAACCTGCAGCCTGAAGAGCGTGAGATCCGGGTATTCTTCCACCATGATTTTCACATCGCCGGAAACGATATTGGTGATACCGCCTATTATGAACCGGAGCGGCGGGCAATCTTTCATTACAAAGATAAGTACTGGTTCATGATGAATGGTGCTGTATTGACCGGGGAGGGGCAGCCCAGGCCAGGTTGGGAGCCATCACTGGAGACATTCCCGGGTATTTTGGTGGGGGTCCACCAGTGGGCTTGTGGATTGAAGGAAATCCGCAACCTCCAAGGCACCTGGAAGGATGCAGAAGATGGTGAGCTGGCCTGCGGCGTGGTAGCCCATGGCTCAGTCGACTCAACGGTCGGCTTCAACCTGCAGGTCAAGGGTGGGCAGAAAAAAATGCTTTATTATTGGATGGCAGTGGGAAAGAATTTCGAGGCGGTGACGATTCTTAATCGCATGGTTCGCCAGCGCGGTCCCCAATTTTTTATTGACCGGACCGTGGCCTTCTGGCGCCTGTGGCTACAGGTGCATCTACCGGAGCTGAGTGGCCTACCCGAGAAGGTGAAAGACCAATATGAACGCAGCCTGCTTACCATTCGGACCCAGGTAGATGAAGGAGGTGCCATCATCGCTGCCAACGATTCAGATATCTCCTCCGATGTGCGCGACACTTACAGCTACATGTGGTCGCGTGATGGCGCGCTGGTAGCACACGCCTTGAATAAGGCGGGTTACCTCGATCTTCCAAGGGCTTTCTTCCAGTTCTGCGACCAGGTGCACAGCCGCGAAGGTTACATGCTGCATAAATATAACCCGGATGGCTCGCTGGCCTCCAGCTGGTTACCCTGGGCAGTGGACGGTGCTAAGAACCTGCCTATACAGGAGGATGAAACTGCCCTGGTGTTATGGGCATTGTGGGAGCATTTCTCACGTTACGGGGATGTGGCTTTTATTAAGCCGTTGTACCGAACGTTGATTTGTCCCCTGGCAGATTTCATGGCAAGTTTTCGAGATCCACACGCTGGGTTACCCTTAGCGAGTTATGACCTCTGGGAGGAGCGCCTGGGCATTCTTAGCTGGACGGTGGCAGCCACCTGGGGTGGCTTGACTGCTGCGGCGCGTTTTGCTGAGGCTTTCGGTGAGATCGAGCGTGCTAACCATTACCACCAGGCAGCCCGGGAGATCAAAGCTGGCACAGAGGCACACCTTTGGCAACCTGCCTTGAAACGCTTTGTTCGCATGGTCAATGTGAATGAAAAGGGCGAGTGGCAGATCGACGAGACACTCGATGCCAGCCTGGTTGGGTTATGGCAGTTTGGCATGTATAAGGCGGATGACCCAAAGATCCTGCCTACCATGCAGGCCATCCGCGACCAGCTGTGGGTGAAGACGAGTGTGGGAGGTGTGGCGCGTTATACCAATGACCATTACCACCAGGTCAGCCAGGATATCGGCAATGTGCCAGGCAATCCCTGGTTCATCTGCACATTATGGCTGGCGGAGTGGCTGTCGCTGGTTGCCACAAAACCAGATGAGCTACAGCCTGCCCTTGAGCTCCTGGAGTGGGTGGCAGGGCATGCCTTGCCCAGTGGAATATTGGCTGAGCAGGTTGACCCATACACTGACCAGCCGGTATCAGTCAGCCCGCTTACCTGGAGTCATGCTGCGTATGTCAGCACAGTGCTCACCTACCTGCAGCGCAAGAGGCACTTAAAAGCAGGTTAA
- a CDS encoding 4Fe-4S ferredoxin yields the protein MSDPSKAEESIAEVKPTAKKGPRGHVTVFANWCKGCGICVAFCPTGVLALDDDDHPVVVYPEKCTACHWCDTHCPDLAIIVKKIEP from the coding sequence ATGAGTGATCCCTCAAAGGCAGAAGAATCCATAGCCGAAGTAAAGCCCACAGCCAAAAAAGGGCCACGTGGTCATGTTACGGTGTTCGCCAACTGGTGTAAGGGGTGTGGTATTTGTGTGGCTTTTTGTCCAACCGGGGTACTGGCGCTTGATGACGATGATCATCCGGTGGTGGTCTACCCTGAAAAATGCACTGCCTGCCATTGGTGTGACACGCACTGCCCAGATTTGGCGATTATCGTCAAGAAGATCGAACCATAA